A window of Chryseobacterium aquaeductus genomic DNA:
TATAAACATGTCTGTTGATAATATTATGCTGCTTGAATGACTTAAAATTAAGTAGCCGGTCACCAATTTCAAAGAATTTAATTACATTTCTTCTTCCGTCACCTATGATAGTTCCGCTATTTTTAAAATTTTTTATTGTCAGGATAATTTCTTCATTATACTGAGAAAATTCATTTGCAAAAAACACCTTCATCTTTAATTTATTTAACCTAACATTATCTTTTTTCTAAAATCACGTCAATTAAACGCAATATCGTATCGTTATCAGTGTGGTTGGTATTTACCGAAAAACTCTCGCCATTGTAGGGTGCGTATACCTCTTCAGAGCTCACAGAAAACAGCCCGACTGTGGGAACTCCGGAAGCACTTGCTAAATGCATCACTCCGTTATCTGCTGCAATAAAAAGAGAAACATTATTGAGAAATCCTCCCATTTCTCGAATGTCTTTACTGTAAAAATGTGGAATTTTGAAATTAAGCTTTGATACATTTTCTACAGGTAACAACTCGACAATATTGTAATTCGGGAAATTATGTTTTAATTGGTCATAAAATTCTTCCCACCACTCTTCAGAATAGCATTTTTCACCTGTTGCATTGGTAAAAAGACAAATTGTATTTTTGCTGTTTTGAACCAGATTATGCAATTTTTCTTTACCTGCTAAAATCTCACTTTGATCCAATTTAAGATCTAACTCAGGAATTGCTGCAGTAATATCTTCAGAACCTATTTTTATTAAATAATCTCTAAGATTATAGATCGAATTTTTTGCCAGATGCCTGTAATCAGAATACTTGCCACTTAAATCTTCGTTAAAATCACTAAAAACTTTGTACTGTGAACGGGCTAACGAAGTTGACAATCTACCTGACGACGATCCTGTAGTTGAGTTGATAACAAGATCATATTTTCTGGACTTCAATAATGCCCAGCCTCTCAGATACTGAAATAGATTATTAAAAGGTCTTTTAGGGAGCTGGATAATTCGATCGATATAACTATAGTTTTTAAAAATTGAAGGTGAAACTCCACCTTTAACGAAAAGATCTATTTTACTATTCGGAAAAAGAGCATGAACCTCCTGAATAAGAGGTGTAATAATCATCAGATTTCCTAAACGATGATTAGGTCTGGTAATTAATACCTTTCTGACTACTAAATCTTTATAGTTACCTGTTACCAAATGTGACTTACCAATATTTTTAGTAAGATTTCGCATTACAGACCGCCTGACAGCATTGATATTTTTTTTAGAAACTTTCATGTAATATACAAAGTGACTCCACTCGAATTAAGAAAAAAAAGAATAGTGCGTCTAACTTTTTTTAAAATTTTGTCGAAATTAACTATATTTTTTAAATTGAAAATAATTCATTCATAGTATTTTTCAATTGCTGTTATTTAAACATAAAAGCAATCAATTTAATAAATATCAACAATAATTAGATTATTTTTAAGTAATTCAAATCTATAAATTGTTGATTTATTCTTAAAAACTTTAATGCTCATCTATTTGTAACCATTATTTTCAAAAATTTTTTCTCTTGATTATAACTTGGCTTTGTTTTTGCGCAGCAACGATATGAAAACGATTTTTATAGTAGAAGATGAGACAGGCATCAGAGATGCATTGCAGTTACTCCTGTCATTTGAAGATTATGATGTACGTTCTTTTTCAAACGCGAAAACCTTCAACGAAAGAGACAAAACTGTAGTTCCCGATGTTTTTATATTAGATGTCATGCTGCCAGACGGATCTGGAACAGATTTATGTAATCAAATAAAACAAGCCCCGGAAACCGCAAATGTACCTGTAATAATTATCAGTGCTCATGCAAAATCTGAGAACGTTATCAATGCGTGTAAAGCTGATGAATTTATCGCTAAACCTTTTGATATTGATGATGTACTTGTGAAAATTGAAAATCTGACCAACTAGTATTCGTTACTAAAACTTTTATAAACCAATAATTATCAAATAAATGTGCTCCTTTGTCTTTTGATTTAGGAGTTTCTTATAATAATCTTAATCATTTTAATCTGCAAGCTCAGAATGAAAAAAATATGGACTGCCTTTTTTGTAGGAACTTCAGCAGCTGTCATTGCCATTTATCTTTCAGGCTATGAATATATATTTAGAGCGGTTGCGATTAATCTAAAAAAAGGAGCTTTGACGCCATCCACCGATGACGAAGAAAAATTTCCTTCTTTAGAAGTTCATCATGCAAATCCTACATCATGGGAAAAGCATAATTTATATAACAAACATGAACTATCAGATTGTATTTTGAAAGATTTGAAGAAAACACGAGCATCTTCACTGATTGTTATAAGTGATCATAAAATAATCCATGAGCAATACTGGAAAGACCACTCGACTTCTTCATTGATGAATTCTTTTTCTATGGCAAAAGGTATCCTCTGTATTTTGGTAGGTTTTGCCATAGATGACGGTTATCTTGAATCTGAAGATCAATTGATTTCGACCTTATTTCCATCATATCAAAACAGCCGATACGGGAAATTTCTTCGTATTCGACATTTAATGACTATGCAGGCAGGATTTGATTGGGAGGAAGAATATCATCATCCTTTTGCGGAAAATTCTAAACAGTATTTTGTAGATGATCTGGCGAAGCAGGCTTTCAATATTGATCTGAAAGCAATGCCTGGAGAGCATTATGAATATCAAAGTGTTGCAGCGCAAATTTTGGGACTTGCCCTGCGCGAGGCAATCGGTAAAAATCTTTCATCTTATCTGTCAGAAAAGCTATGGAAACCTTTAGGCATGGAGCATTCTGCAAAATGGAGCACCGATGAAAAAGGAATTGAAAAATCTTTTTGCTGCATTCATGCAAGTGCAAGAGATTTTGCAAAGATCGGTCAATTCATAATGCAGAATGGAAACTGGGAAGGAAAACAACTTCTCAATAAGGATTTTTGTAAAAAACTACTGACTCCAACCAAAGAAAATGACGCGTTTTGTTTTAATATCTGGGCAGATAAAACAAGCTCTATAAAACATTGGTCTTTCTACGGTTTTTTAGGTCAGTTCATTATCATGATCCCAGAAAAAAAAATGGTCGTTGTAAAAACAGGATTGTATAATCGTCTCGATGTTGATGAAAAAAAGAGACCTCTACAGGTAAAACTTCTTGTTGATGAGATAAGTAATATCTTTTAATCTCAATATTGTAACCAAAAAATTAATCCTGAAAGTCTGACTTTCAGGATTTTAATTTATTTTCAGTAGAAAATAATTGATTAAGATTTTGCTAAATCGTTAGTCAACTCTTTTTTCTAAGCTTTGAAATTTAGCGTAAGAAGATTTCAATTGCTCCAGCTGATCTGCAACTACAACTGTACTTTGAGGGCACAATTTATCGCTTTGCAATGCTTCCTGATAAGCTGCTATTGCCGATTTTTCTCCAAATACTACATTTTCTAAAGTCGATTCTGTATGATCACCGGTAAATGCATTTTTCACATCAATCCATGTTCTGTGGATTGCTCCGGCAGCTGTTGAGGTATCGTCTGGTTCTCCACCACGCTCTGTGATTAATCCGATCAGATCCGCTTTCATTTCTTGAGATTCTCTGACCATTTGATCATAATCTCCTTTTAAAGGTGAATGTGTTTCCCAGACTTTGTCTTCAACTTTGCTAAAACCTTGAATTCTGTCGTTGGTAATGTTGAGTAAATCATTTAATACTGATACTGTTTTAGTACTGTCCATAATAATATTTTAAATTAGTGTACCAAACTCTTTGCAACAGCCGTACCAAATAAGCTCCATTATTGTTAAATTTTTATTTAAAAATAATTTAGTAAAAGAACAGCAAACAATGAAGTAATGGTTTCAAGAAATTACGTTTCCAAGCATTTTTTATCGTACATCTGTGACTGAAATCATATTAAAAAAAGTTTTTTATAAATATGAAGCAACAATTAAGGTACGTATTTTGACATTGGAATATTATTCAATAATTTATAATATCATGTCTACCATTGAGTCTAAAACAATTGCTTTAATTGGCGGCGGTCCTGCTGCATTATTCTTTTTAAAACATTTAATATCTAAAAATATCACACCACAAAAAGTGTATATTTTTGAAAAAAACGAACATTTGGGTATGGGAATGCCTTATGGAACCTCAGGTTCGGGTCCGGAACATGTTGCTAATGTATCTGCAAACGAAATTCCAGCATTGCTGAATGATATAGAAGAATTTTTGCAGCATCATTCTATAGAGGGCTTTGACGAGTATGTGAATCAAGGTAAAATCAATAGAGATCAAGTAATTCCGAGGTTAGTTTTGGGGAAATATCTTGAAAATCAATTTAAATTGTACATCAAAAAAGCTCATAAATTAGGGATTGATGTGATAAGTAAAACCAGAACAAAAGTTCTCGACATCAAAATGACTCATTCAGATTCTTACAATGTGATAACTGATCAGGAAGAGAAATATGAGGCAGATATTGTATTACTGAGCACCGGACATCAGTGGCTAAAATCTTTTGAAGGAAAGCATAAAGGTTGGTATGATTCACCATATCCTCCTTCTAAATTTAATTCTCCGACCAATCATTCTGTAGCCGTGAAAGGTGCTTCACTCACTGCAGTTGATATTATCCGTACGCTTTCTCGTCTCAACGGATCGTTTACGAAAAATAATAATGACAAAATACAATACACTTTGCATCCACATTCCGAAAATTTTAAGATTGATCTCTATTCACTGAGTGGTTTGTTGCCTGCATTGAGATTCCATTCTGAGGATGAGGCCTACTCTACCGATTGGAAAATGAGCTTGAAAGAAATCTATGAATACAAAAAAAATCATGATGGTTTTGTAGATCTTGATTATGTATTTTCCAAAAATTTCAAATCTGTTTTGCAAAAGAAAGATCAGGAATTTTATAATGAAATTAAAGATTTGAGTATCGAAGAATTTGTAGATAAAATGATGAAGCTCCGTAAAGAACTGGACAGTTTTGAGCTTTTAAAGGCTGAATATACAGAAGCCGAAAAATCAATCAGAAGAAAACAATCAATCACCTGGAAAGAAGCATTAACGTCTTTCAGCTATGCCATGAACTATCCCGCAAAACATTTTTCGGCGGAGGATATGCTGAGACTAAATAAGACATTGATGCCTCTGATATCTATTATCATTGCAGCGTTACCTCAATCATCTTACAATGAAATTATTGCATTATATGATGCAGGTGTCATCAATCTTTATAATGTGGATAAAAAAAGCACTGTAGAACCAAATGGTGAAGAAGGTGCAATCTATCGATACCACGATCAGGAAGGTGTTTCAAAAGAATACGAGTACAAAATGTATGTGGATGCGACCGGTCAAAGAGCAATGAATTTTAATGATCTTCCATTTGAAGGTTTAAAACAAGAAGGTGCTGTAAGTACTGGTTATCTCAATTTTAAAAATGCCGAAAAAGCAATCGAACTGAAGAATGAAGAAAACAATAAGATTAAAGAAGGAACAAACGGAAATTTTTACCTTCAGGTAAACGGTCTGAGCATTAATGATAATTTTCAGGCACTTGATTCTTACGGAAACGCACAAAAAAACCTTTACATCATGTCTGTCGCTTACATCGGCGGACTCAATCCAGATTATTCAGGATTAGATTTTTGTGACACCGCCGCAGAAACCATAATCGAATCTTTGTTGCAACCTAGCTATTCTACTATGTGAATAAATTAAATTTAATGTGGCAGAAAATAAATTGGTATGCTTTTTACCTTCGCTAAATTTATTATTAATATTGATCAGTCAAAATGAAATTCGTGTTGTAAAAACGTTGTAATTTTTCCAAACCTTCGATCAGAAGTTCTCTCGGGCAAGCAATATTGATTCTTAGAAAACCTTCGCCAGCTCCGCCGTACATTGTTCCGGGGTTTAGCCATAGTTTTTCTTCTTCCAAAAGAATTTCAGTTAATTCTTTGGAAGATATTTTTAAAGATTTGCAATCCAGCCAAACCAAATAAGTTGCTTCTAAAGGAATGACTTTTATTCCTGGTAAATTTTGTTCGAAAAATTTTAGGAGATATTGATAGTTGTCATAAAGATAGATTTTCAGTTCGTCCAGCCATTCTTTGCCCTGCGTGTATGCAGCAATTAAAGCTTCTGCAGCAATTGGATTTGGGTAATTTGTTTCCTGAATTTCAAACGTTTTCTGGAGATTTTTCAGAGCTTCTTTATTTTCAGAAATGATATAAGAAATCGGCAAACCGGAAAGATTAAACGTTTTACAAGGCGATCCACAGGTGAATGAAATAAGATCAAAACTTTCAGCAACAGATGCAAACGGAATGTGTTTGTGACCTTCAAAAACCAAATCAGCGTGAATTTTATCTGAAACAACGATCACCTGATTTTTGGAGCAAATTTCTGCAATCTTTTCCAGCTCATCTCTTTTCCAGACTCTTCCGACAGGATTATGAGGATTACAAAGCAAAAGCAATTTGGTTTTGGGATCTGATGCTTTTCTTTCAAGGTCATCAATATCGATTGCATAAATTCCGTTTTGATAGATCAGATTATTCTCTGTCATTCCGAACTCACAATTTTCCAGAAGCGTGTAAAAATGATTATAAACCGGTGGCTGAATAATAATATTTTCACCTGATTTAACAAAAGTTCTCAGAATTGCAGAAAGTGTCGGGATCATTCCCGGACCAGTCAAAATAGAATCTTTTTCAATGTTAAAATGATGAATTTCTTTCCACCAATTGATAATCGATTCAAAGAAATCGGCGGGAATATTGCTGTATCCAAAAACGCCGTGCGATAATTTTTTTAAGATTGCTTCTGTGATTTCCGGCGCTGTTTTAAAATCCATATCTGCCACCCACATTGGTAAAACGGACTGATCCTTTGCGAGATTCCATTTTACAGAATTTGTTCCTCGCCTGTCAATAATCTCATCAAAATTATATTTATTTGCCATTTGTTTTTATTTTGAATCGAGATATTTTTTAAGATCAGAAATACTTTTTATACTTAATTCGTCTGCCTGTTTTTTTCGCATCATCAAAGCATAAGAATTATTAAATCCAAGAGGTTTCAACCATTGAATTCCGTATTGTTTTCTAAATTCTGAATCTACGAATTTATAGGTTTTATCAGCATTTTGAGAAACATTTTTGATCGATTGTTCCGTAGGTTTTAATAAAACTAAAAGTCCGGTTCCTGTATATTCAGGATAAAAATCGATTGAATCATTCATCAAAGCATCAAAGCAAATTTTCGTTCCTCCCAATCCTGTTTTGGTTTCCACTTTGTAATTGGTGTAGCCTTCGATCAGCATTTTATAAATTTCTGTGAGAATGTATTGTTCACCAAAAATCTTTGACCCAATCCTGATCGTACCAGAGTTTTCCTTTCTTGGATTTTTATATAATTGAGTTTTAATCAGAAAATCCTTAGCAATTTTTTCAGGCGTTTGATTGAGATAGTCTGATCGGTAATTGAGATCTGTCATTATCGAATCATTAAATTTCCCTGAAAGTAAATTTAAAGTTGCTTCCAATTCCGGAAACTTCACCAATGTTTTTGTTTTAATAATTGGGGCTGCAAAATATGGAGGAAATATTTTCTGATCATCTTCCAAAACGTACAGATCAAATGCTTTTATACGTCCGTCCGTAGAATATCCGCTGATCAAATCCAGTTCACCTTCATAAGCTGCTTTATACATCACGGCATCATTCACCACTTTAGGATTGACATTGAGTCCATAAACAGAGCGCAAACCAATATCTCCATCCTGTCTTCCCATAAACTCTGGCGTAAAACCGGCTTTCAGTTTACTTTCTGAAACGGAAGTCAATAAATATGTAATTCCGACGCCGATTAATATTGCTGGAATAATATATTTTAATTTATTTAAAAACTGATAACCAGATCTTTGCAAAAGCGCAATCGTTTGATCCAACAAAATGGCCAATAACGCTGCAGGAATGGCACCTGCCAAAATCATATTGGTATTATTTAACGAAATTCCGCCAAAAATAAATTCTCCCAAACCGCCTGCTGCAACAAACGACGCCAGTGTCGCAACGCCGACATTAATAACTGCTGCTGTTCGCACTCCGGCAATGATAACGGGCATCGCTAAAGGAAGCTCAACTTTGAAAAGCAGTTGTTTCCGGCTCATTCCCATTGCTTTAGCAGCTTCAATCACGGATGAATTAACGCCTGAAATTCCGGTAAAAGTATTTCGAATAATCGGTAAAAGTGCATAAATCAGCAATGCCACAATCGCCGGAGTCGCGCCAATTCCAAAAGCCGGAATCATAAAACCTAACAAAGCAATACTCGGAATGGTCTGTAAAATTCCTGCGAAACCAAGAATGGGACTTGAAAGTTTTCTTTTTCGGGAAATCAGAATTCCTAAAGGCACACCAACTATAATGGCTAAAAACAACGACAGAAAAGTGAGCCCCAGATGTTGAACAACCTGGGTCAGTAATTTTTCGTGTTGTTCGATGACGAACTGCAAGAGGCTTTGCTGCGTCATACGATTTGTAATTTTCGATAGTCGTTAAAAGCTTTAATCACCGTTTCGTACGAATCTGTGTTTTTATGATCTGAACTTAATGTTTGCAAAGCATTCCAAACGCTTGTATCTTCATTAAAATTATAAACTTTTGAATTAAAAGACGGAAGCACATCATTCAATTTTGCCACTTTGTACTCCAGCAGCAATCTGTTTTCAGAAAAAAACTCTTTTACAAAATCATTTACAGGTTGATAAAGCATTTCTTTTGGCGTTCCCGTCTGTACAATTTTTCCTTTATCCATCAAACAAATTCGATGTCCGAGCTCAAAAGCTTCCTGAACGTCGTGTGTTACCAGAATTATTGTTTTATTTTTAAGTTCTTCCAAAGATTTGAATTCTGAATGAATATCGGCTTTCGTAATATTGTCCAAAGCTCCGAAAGGTTCATCCATCAGTAAAATCGGCGGATTGGCAATTAATGCTCTCGCAATGCCTACTCTTTGCTGTTGACCGCCACTTAATTCGTTGGGGAAACGGGAAAGTACATCTTCTGAAAGATGAAGTTTATGTAAAAGTTCTTCAGTTCTTGTTTGAATCTTTTTTTTGTCCCATTTTAATAATTCGGGGACGACAGCGATGTTTTGTCTGATCGTATAATGGGGAAATAATCCGGAATGCTGCATTACAAAACCGATTCCCATCCTGAGTTCTTCAACTTTCTGATGACGAATATTTTTACCATCAATCAAAATATTTCCCGAATCGGATTCTATCAATCGGTTGATCATCTTCAACGTGGTTGTTTTTCCGCATCCGCTTGTTCCCAAAAGCACTAAAATTTCCTGGTCATTTGCCTGAAAAGAAATATCATCAACTGCTGCTTTTCCGTTAAAATGTTTTGAAACCGATTCTACTGTAATCATCGAAAATTATTGAGCAAGTCTGATTCCTGTAAACTGCCATTTCAAACCAGTTTGGAAGAAATTACGATAAGTATTTCTGCTGTGTCCGGTCGGTGTGGCTTCTGAAGCACCACGCAAAACTGTCTGATTTACCATAAATTTACCGTTGTATTCTCCGACTGCTCCGGCTTCTTTTTTGAAATTAGGATATGGTAAGTAAGCAGAATTGGTCCATTCCCAACGGTTTCCCCACTCAAAATGATTTGAGGCAACTTCCCACTCTGCTTCGGTTGGCAAACGCATTCCTTTCCAGGATGCAAAAGCTGAGGCTTCGTAGAAATTGATGTGACACAACGAGTCATTTAGATCTAATTCAATCAGACCGTTCAAAGTGTAATTCATCCATTTTCCGTCAATCAAGTGCCAATATAATGGAGATTTTGCCTCATTTTGCTTCACCCAATCCCAACCTTCTGCGTGCCAGTGCCTGAAATCTTCATAACCACCAGCTTGCATAAATTCTAAATATTCTCCATTTGAAACTAAACGGTCGGCGATTTTAAAATCATTTAAATACACTTTATGTCTTCCCAATTCGTTATCGAAACAAAAACCTTTTCCTTTAAAACCAATTTCGTAAACACCTTCAGAAAAGCTGATCATTTCAACATTTTCTGAAAATTGTTTGGGCGAAACTTCATTTTTTTTATAAGCCGGAAATAATGGATTGTGTCCTAAAATATATTTAATATCCGTCAATAATAATTCCTGATGTTGCTGTTCGTGATTGAGACCCAATTCCAACAAAGGTTTAATTTCTTCCGTTAAAAATTCACTCTCAAGAAAAGAATTCATTTGTTCATCAACGTATTTTCGATATTTGTAAATATCGGAAACTGACGGACGACTGAGATTTCCTCGATCTGTACGGATTACTCTTGCGCCAATCGTTTCATAATAACTATTGAAAACAAAATTGTATTGAGAATTGAAGACTTGATAACCAGGAAAATTGGGTTCCAAAATAAAGGTCTCGAAAAACCAAGTCGTGTGACCGAGGTGCCATTTGGGCGGACTTACGTCAACGATCGGCTGAACAACGTAGTCCTCAATTTCCAAAGGTTCACAAATTAAAACGGAATGATTTCTAATTTCAGAATATCGTTTTGCCCAATTTGTAACAGTGATTTTATCAGTATTAAGAGTAGGATTTGTATTCATCTCATTCATTTTTTAAATTATACAACCTGCCAAACAGAATCTACGAACCAGTTTTTTGAATCCCTGATCTCACCCAGAACGTGGAATTTTGAATCTTTTGCCAGTTGATCGATATCGTGATCTGAAAATTTCTGAGAGATTTCCATATCAATCAATTCATTTTCTTCAAAGTTAAAGACTTCGTTGCCAATATGCACATTTTGTTCTGTCAAACTCACAAGATAGCTTTTGCAGGCACCTGAAACCGGATCGTAGGTTTGATAATGCTGAAAATTTAAGACATCAAAATCTGCCTCCAGCTCGCGGTTAATCCTTACGAGAAGATTTAAGTTAAATGATGATGTAATTCCTGCCTTATCATTATAAGCGTTTAAAATAGTGTGCGGATTTTTCTTAAGATCAAAACCAATAATCAGTATATCTCCCGGATTTAGTTTTCTTCTAAGTTCCCTGCAGAAATGATGAGATTCCTCCACATCCATATTACCGATATTCCCACCAAGGAAAAGAACTACTTTTCGTCTTTGCGAAATTGAAGTCGCTTTATCGAGCATATCAAAATATTCTCCTTTTAATGTGATGATTTCCAGTTCGGGAATTTCATTATTCAGTTTTTGATTCAATTCTGAAAGTATATTTCCCGAAATATCAATCGGCATATAGTTGAAGTCAATGCCTTTATCGACCAAATGTTTCAAAAGATAAGACGATTTCATCGCGTCTCCTGCTCCTAATTCGATCAGATCAAAAGGTGCATCATTCAATAAGATTGTTTCTGCTAATTCCTGAGTTTTGTTTTTGAATATGTCTAACTCACAATCGGTCAGGTAATATTCAGGCATTGCCATAATCTGTTGGAAAAGTGCATCGCCAGTTTTATCGTAAAAATACTTTGAATGTAGTTTTTTCGGAGTGCTTCCTAAGCCTTCTAAAATTTCTTTGCGAAAAGTATCTGTATAATTTTCGTGTTTTATTTGTAAAACCTCTGCTGACTGTGAATTCATATATGTGAGTTTGATTGTGCAATGACTACAACAATTTTGCCACCGATAATGATAATTAAAAAATTCTTACAAAAACCTAAAATTAAAAATGAATCTTTGCATTAACCTGAAAATTCAATTTGAAATTTTGCAGTTTATTATTAAGAAAGATTTATAAAAAATTCTATAAAAAAATGACTATTAGCCTAAATCAATCAGAAATTGATAGAGATCTTCATCCGGCAAAAGATTTAGTTTTTTGCGTAATCTGGATCTGCTTACATTAATACTGGAAGGCAATACCTGTAAAATATCTGCCATTTCCCGGGAGGTGAGACCAATCCGTAAATAAGCACACAATCGTAAATCATAAATTGAAAGATTAGGAAAACGCTTTTTCATGTTCTTAAAAAACTCCTGATGCAGATCGTCCATTTGTATTTCAAAAGTATTGTCTTCCGTTTCCAGATAGGTTTTTAGAAGTCTTCTCATTTCTCCCAAACGAATTTTTAAGACATTGGGATTATTCTCAAGTTCAACAATTTTTTCGCTGAGTGTGTATAAA
This region includes:
- a CDS encoding glycosyltransferase family 9 protein → MKVSKKNINAVRRSVMRNLTKNIGKSHLVTGNYKDLVVRKVLITRPNHRLGNLMIITPLIQEVHALFPNSKIDLFVKGGVSPSIFKNYSYIDRIIQLPKRPFNNLFQYLRGWALLKSRKYDLVINSTTGSSSGRLSTSLARSQYKVFSDFNEDLSGKYSDYRHLAKNSIYNLRDYLIKIGSEDITAAIPELDLKLDQSEILAGKEKLHNLVQNSKNTICLFTNATGEKCYSEEWWEEFYDQLKHNFPNYNIVELLPVENVSKLNFKIPHFYSKDIREMGGFLNNVSLFIAADNGVMHLASASGVPTVGLFSVSSEEVYAPYNGESFSVNTNHTDNDTILRLIDVILEKR
- a CDS encoding response regulator → MKTIFIVEDETGIRDALQLLLSFEDYDVRSFSNAKTFNERDKTVVPDVFILDVMLPDGSGTDLCNQIKQAPETANVPVIIISAHAKSENVINACKADEFIAKPFDIDDVLVKIENLTN
- a CDS encoding serine hydrolase domain-containing protein: MKKIWTAFFVGTSAAVIAIYLSGYEYIFRAVAINLKKGALTPSTDDEEKFPSLEVHHANPTSWEKHNLYNKHELSDCILKDLKKTRASSLIVISDHKIIHEQYWKDHSTSSLMNSFSMAKGILCILVGFAIDDGYLESEDQLISTLFPSYQNSRYGKFLRIRHLMTMQAGFDWEEEYHHPFAENSKQYFVDDLAKQAFNIDLKAMPGEHYEYQSVAAQILGLALREAIGKNLSSYLSEKLWKPLGMEHSAKWSTDEKGIEKSFCCIHASARDFAKIGQFIMQNGNWEGKQLLNKDFCKKLLTPTKENDAFCFNIWADKTSSIKHWSFYGFLGQFIIMIPEKKMVVVKTGLYNRLDVDEKKRPLQVKLLVDEISNIF
- a CDS encoding ferritin-like domain-containing protein encodes the protein MDSTKTVSVLNDLLNITNDRIQGFSKVEDKVWETHSPLKGDYDQMVRESQEMKADLIGLITERGGEPDDTSTAAGAIHRTWIDVKNAFTGDHTESTLENVVFGEKSAIAAYQEALQSDKLCPQSTVVVADQLEQLKSSYAKFQSLEKRVD
- a CDS encoding FAD/NAD(P)-binding protein, with the protein product MSTIESKTIALIGGGPAALFFLKHLISKNITPQKVYIFEKNEHLGMGMPYGTSGSGPEHVANVSANEIPALLNDIEEFLQHHSIEGFDEYVNQGKINRDQVIPRLVLGKYLENQFKLYIKKAHKLGIDVISKTRTKVLDIKMTHSDSYNVITDQEEKYEADIVLLSTGHQWLKSFEGKHKGWYDSPYPPSKFNSPTNHSVAVKGASLTAVDIIRTLSRLNGSFTKNNNDKIQYTLHPHSENFKIDLYSLSGLLPALRFHSEDEAYSTDWKMSLKEIYEYKKNHDGFVDLDYVFSKNFKSVLQKKDQEFYNEIKDLSIEEFVDKMMKLRKELDSFELLKAEYTEAEKSIRRKQSITWKEALTSFSYAMNYPAKHFSAEDMLRLNKTLMPLISIIIAALPQSSYNEIIALYDAGVINLYNVDKKSTVEPNGEEGAIYRYHDQEGVSKEYEYKMYVDATGQRAMNFNDLPFEGLKQEGAVSTGYLNFKNAEKAIELKNEENNKIKEGTNGNFYLQVNGLSINDNFQALDSYGNAQKNLYIMSVAYIGGLNPDYSGLDFCDTAAETIIESLLQPSYSTM
- a CDS encoding MalY/PatB family protein; its protein translation is MANKYNFDEIIDRRGTNSVKWNLAKDQSVLPMWVADMDFKTAPEITEAILKKLSHGVFGYSNIPADFFESIINWWKEIHHFNIEKDSILTGPGMIPTLSAILRTFVKSGENIIIQPPVYNHFYTLLENCEFGMTENNLIYQNGIYAIDIDDLERKASDPKTKLLLLCNPHNPVGRVWKRDELEKIAEICSKNQVIVVSDKIHADLVFEGHKHIPFASVAESFDLISFTCGSPCKTFNLSGLPISYIISENKEALKNLQKTFEIQETNYPNPIAAEALIAAYTQGKEWLDELKIYLYDNYQYLLKFFEQNLPGIKVIPLEATYLVWLDCKSLKISSKELTEILLEEEKLWLNPGTMYGGAGEGFLRINIACPRELLIEGLEKLQRFYNTNFILTDQY
- a CDS encoding ABC transporter permease/substrate-binding protein; the encoded protein is MTQQSLLQFVIEQHEKLLTQVVQHLGLTFLSLFLAIIVGVPLGILISRKRKLSSPILGFAGILQTIPSIALLGFMIPAFGIGATPAIVALLIYALLPIIRNTFTGISGVNSSVIEAAKAMGMSRKQLLFKVELPLAMPVIIAGVRTAAVINVGVATLASFVAAGGLGEFIFGGISLNNTNMILAGAIPAALLAILLDQTIALLQRSGYQFLNKLKYIIPAILIGVGITYLLTSVSESKLKAGFTPEFMGRQDGDIGLRSVYGLNVNPKVVNDAVMYKAAYEGELDLISGYSTDGRIKAFDLYVLEDDQKIFPPYFAAPIIKTKTLVKFPELEATLNLLSGKFNDSIMTDLNYRSDYLNQTPEKIAKDFLIKTQLYKNPRKENSGTIRIGSKIFGEQYILTEIYKMLIEGYTNYKVETKTGLGGTKICFDALMNDSIDFYPEYTGTGLLVLLKPTEQSIKNVSQNADKTYKFVDSEFRKQYGIQWLKPLGFNNSYALMMRKKQADELSIKSISDLKKYLDSK
- a CDS encoding ABC transporter ATP-binding protein — its product is MITVESVSKHFNGKAAVDDISFQANDQEILVLLGTSGCGKTTTLKMINRLIESDSGNILIDGKNIRHQKVEELRMGIGFVMQHSGLFPHYTIRQNIAVVPELLKWDKKKIQTRTEELLHKLHLSEDVLSRFPNELSGGQQQRVGIARALIANPPILLMDEPFGALDNITKADIHSEFKSLEELKNKTIILVTHDVQEAFELGHRICLMDKGKIVQTGTPKEMLYQPVNDFVKEFFSENRLLLEYKVAKLNDVLPSFNSKVYNFNEDTSVWNALQTLSSDHKNTDSYETVIKAFNDYRKLQIV
- the egtB gene encoding ergothioneine biosynthesis protein EgtB, yielding MNTNPTLNTDKITVTNWAKRYSEIRNHSVLICEPLEIEDYVVQPIVDVSPPKWHLGHTTWFFETFILEPNFPGYQVFNSQYNFVFNSYYETIGARVIRTDRGNLSRPSVSDIYKYRKYVDEQMNSFLESEFLTEEIKPLLELGLNHEQQHQELLLTDIKYILGHNPLFPAYKKNEVSPKQFSENVEMISFSEGVYEIGFKGKGFCFDNELGRHKVYLNDFKIADRLVSNGEYLEFMQAGGYEDFRHWHAEGWDWVKQNEAKSPLYWHLIDGKWMNYTLNGLIELDLNDSLCHINFYEASAFASWKGMRLPTEAEWEVASNHFEWGNRWEWTNSAYLPYPNFKKEAGAVGEYNGKFMVNQTVLRGASEATPTGHSRNTYRNFFQTGLKWQFTGIRLAQ